GATGAAGCCTGACGTTCTTTATCATTCTTATTCTCAGCCAATTTGGCAGGTTGCCCTAGGTGCGCCCGGTTGTTGCAACCCCCGGAACCCGACCGAGTTTGTACGGGGTTGTTAGCAGTTAGCTGAATGCCACGTACTTTTGCGGCTCGCTTGGGCAGTGGCGAGCCGGAGGCCGGCTGTAACTGCCTTTTACCCAATACCTAATCCATTCATGGATCGAAATCAGGCCACCGGCCTCATGCTCATGTCGGCCATGCTGCTGATTTACCTGTTCTTCTTCTCGCCGAAGAAGGAAGAGCAGGCCCAGCAACCCGCCAAGCCAGCAGTTGCTGCCGCCGCAGCCCGCCCCGATACCACCACGGCCCCCGCTGTTGCCCAGCTCGACTCGGCCGCGCTGGTGCGCAACCTAGGTGCATTTGCTGCCGCTGCCCAAGGCACCGAGCAAAACGTGGAGCTGCGCAACAGCAAGGTTACCGTTTCGCTGAGCACGCGCGGCGGCCGCCCCCAAGTGGTGTTGCTCAACGACGAAAAAACGTACTTCGGCACCCCGTTGTACCTGCTCGATAAGCAGAGCGGCGGTATCGACGTGCAGGTGCCCGCCGCCGATGGCCGCAAGGTGAAGCTTTCGAGCCTCAACTTCCGCCCCTCGGCCGTGCAGCCCGTAACCGAGGGCAACAAGCAAGGCCAGCGCGTGCAGTTTGTAGCTGAGCTGGCGCCCGGCCAGCAGATTCTGCAGACCTACACGCTCTACAACGACTCGTACCAGCTGGCCTACAACCTGAAGTTTCAGGGGCTGAACGGTGTGGTAACGGCCGAGCCGCTGACGCTCACCTGGCTCGACAAAGTGCGTCAGACGGAAAAGAGCGCGAAGCAAAACCGCAACCACACCACCATCAACTACTACCTGGCCGAAGACGATCTGGGCTCGATTGCCGAGGCCAGCGAAGACCCCGAGGAGCAGGTGGCGCCGGGCCCGGTAAAATGGATCGGCCACAAGCACGATTTCTTTACGGCCGGCCTGATTGCTGACAAAGAATTTGCCAATGGCAAGTTCAACTCGAACGTAAACAACGCCGACAGCACCTTCCTGAAGACGTTGCAAAGCACCGTACAGATTCCGGCCGCCGATGTGCAGTCGGCCAGCGGTGCCAGCTTCCAGTACTACTTCGGTCCGAACTCCTTCCCGATCCTGAAGAAGGTAGCGCCCAACTTCGAGCGCAACGTGTACCTGGGCTGGGGTATTTTCCGGTACGTAAACCGCTTCCTGGTTATTCCGGTCTTCAACTTCCTCGAGCAGTACATCAGCTCGTACGGTATCATCATCGTGCTGCTGGTAATTATCATCAAGCTGGCCCTGTGGCCGCTGGTGTATAAGTCGTACCTGTCGCAGGCCAAGATGCGCGTGCTGAAGCCCGAAATCGACCAGATTAAGGAGCGCCTCGGCGACGACCAGATGGCCGTGCAGCAGGAAACCATGAAGCTGTACCAGAGCACCGGCGCCAGCCCGCTCAGCGGCTGCTTGCCCATGCTGGCTACGCTGCCCATCCTGTTTGCGCTGTTCCAGTTCTTCCCGAACGCTATTGAGCTGCGCGGCGAATCGTTCTTGTGGGCGCAGGACCTGAGCACCTACGACGACCCCATTAAGCTGCCCTTCATGGTGCCGTTCCTGGGCAACCACATCAGCTTGTTTACGCTGCTGATGACCATCTCGACGCTGCTGATGACCTGGCAGAGCAACCAGATGAACCCGGCCGCCATGCAGGGCCCGA
The sequence above is drawn from the Hymenobacter sp. YIM 151858-1 genome and encodes:
- the yidC gene encoding membrane protein insertase YidC — protein: MDRNQATGLMLMSAMLLIYLFFFSPKKEEQAQQPAKPAVAAAAARPDTTTAPAVAQLDSAALVRNLGAFAAAAQGTEQNVELRNSKVTVSLSTRGGRPQVVLLNDEKTYFGTPLYLLDKQSGGIDVQVPAADGRKVKLSSLNFRPSAVQPVTEGNKQGQRVQFVAELAPGQQILQTYTLYNDSYQLAYNLKFQGLNGVVTAEPLTLTWLDKVRQTEKSAKQNRNHTTINYYLAEDDLGSIAEASEDPEEQVAPGPVKWIGHKHDFFTAGLIADKEFANGKFNSNVNNADSTFLKTLQSTVQIPAADVQSASGASFQYYFGPNSFPILKKVAPNFERNVYLGWGIFRYVNRFLVIPVFNFLEQYISSYGIIIVLLVIIIKLALWPLVYKSYLSQAKMRVLKPEIDQIKERLGDDQMAVQQETMKLYQSTGASPLSGCLPMLATLPILFALFQFFPNAIELRGESFLWAQDLSTYDDPIKLPFMVPFLGNHISLFTLLMTISTLLMTWQSNQMNPAAMQGPMKFYSYLMPLIFFFVLNDFPAGLTWYYFVSNIVTFAQQAITRTFVDEDKLHAQLQANKEKNKDKKPGGFQARLAEAMKAAQEREADTRKQSKKK